From one Verrucomicrobiota bacterium genomic stretch:
- the ribB gene encoding 3,4-dihydroxy-2-butanone-4-phosphate synthase — MSENLQDSFDPVEDAIAAIAAGKIVIVTDDEDRENEGDLIFAAEKATPELVNMMIRYCSGVVCVPCSEPQLRRLGINPMVPYNRESYRTDYTVSVDAAEGITTGISAFDRAETIRLLASGQSTSNDFVQPGHVFPLRSRPGGVLERSGHTEAAVDLAALAGLFPAGVLCEVVNEDGTMARLPDLVKFKKRFNMPLISIASLIEYRHQRDKLVEKVAERPFKSEFGEFNLVVYRSLVDQRHHMAFVKGTISRNPTLVRVQSENLLDDVFREEGGDGLKNLSASFKRLSEEESGVLLYMEQPHGGMDFKQGKLGSSRMGFRDFGIGAQILVALGLKKIRLLSSTTRKVVALEGYNLEIVEQVPLT; from the coding sequence ATGTCCGAAAATTTACAGGATTCCTTTGATCCGGTGGAAGATGCTATTGCTGCCATTGCGGCTGGCAAAATAGTTATTGTTACCGACGATGAGGATCGCGAAAACGAAGGAGATCTCATCTTCGCCGCCGAGAAGGCGACTCCTGAGTTGGTAAACATGATGATTCGTTACTGCAGTGGCGTCGTTTGTGTCCCGTGTTCCGAACCTCAACTCAGGCGTCTGGGGATTAATCCCATGGTTCCTTACAACCGTGAATCCTACCGTACCGACTACACCGTTTCGGTGGATGCGGCCGAGGGGATTACAACCGGAATAAGTGCCTTCGACCGGGCTGAAACGATTCGATTGTTGGCAAGTGGTCAAAGTACTTCAAATGACTTTGTGCAACCAGGACATGTATTTCCACTGAGGTCTCGTCCAGGCGGCGTGTTGGAGCGTAGTGGTCATACCGAAGCTGCCGTAGACCTGGCGGCTCTTGCTGGCTTGTTTCCTGCGGGTGTCCTTTGTGAAGTGGTCAATGAGGACGGGACTATGGCCCGACTCCCCGATTTGGTGAAGTTTAAGAAGCGTTTTAATATGCCCCTGATATCCATCGCTTCCTTGATCGAGTATCGTCATCAGCGGGACAAGTTGGTGGAGAAGGTAGCCGAGCGACCATTCAAGTCTGAATTCGGCGAGTTCAATTTAGTGGTCTACCGCAGTCTGGTGGATCAGCGGCACCATATGGCGTTTGTAAAAGGAACCATCTCAAGGAATCCAACTTTAGTGCGTGTTCAAAGCGAGAATCTACTCGATGATGTCTTTCGTGAAGAAGGCGGCGATGGATTGAAGAATCTATCCGCTTCTTTTAAACGACTTTCAGAAGAGGAAAGCGGAGTGCTTCTTTACATGGAACAACCCCATGGAGGAATGGATTTCAAACAAGGCAAATTGGGATCTTCGCGAATGGGATTCCGCGATTTTGGAATTGGTGCTCAAATCCTGGTAGCGCTTGGTTTAAAAAAGATTCGATTGTTGTCCAGTACGACACGCAAAGTTGTAGCCCTCGAAGGTTACAATCTTGAAATTGTTGAGCAAGTGCCACTGACCTAA
- the ribH gene encoding 6,7-dimethyl-8-ribityllumazine synthase: protein MSTYKPDYDPIDGSPFSFGVVCSRFNPEAVEALLENTLKKLRESGVREENISVMRVPGSNEVPWGIQVLAGTGEFDCCIALGVLLRGGTVHFEVVAQSASDALQMITLNELIPVINGIVVADTPEQAIERTQGEINRGLEFGEAALEMAKLKNHYISADEQDA from the coding sequence ATGAGCACTTATAAACCTGATTACGATCCTATCGATGGAAGTCCATTTTCCTTTGGCGTAGTTTGCTCGCGCTTTAATCCTGAGGCCGTAGAGGCATTATTGGAAAATACGCTAAAGAAACTCCGGGAATCCGGCGTACGAGAAGAGAATATAAGCGTGATGCGTGTTCCGGGATCGAACGAAGTCCCCTGGGGTATTCAAGTTCTCGCCGGGACGGGTGAATTCGACTGCTGTATTGCGCTTGGAGTTCTCCTTCGAGGTGGAACGGTCCACTTTGAAGTGGTTGCCCAGAGCGCATCCGATGCTCTGCAGATGATTACGTTAAACGAATTGATACCTGTAATTAATGGTATTGTCGTTGCTGATACACCGGAGCAAGCTATTGAACGAACCCAAGGAGAAATCAATCGTGGCCTTGAATTTGGCGAGGCCGCTCTCGAGATGGCCAAGTTGAAAAATCACTATATTTCCGCAGATGAGCAAGACGCCTAG
- the nusB gene encoding transcription antitermination factor NusB yields the protein MSKTPRRRENRIAALQFLYACSLNPPDDLVDQLSLFFSGKDRERDYYAFSEELIHGVLENLDEVDEVIKTYAENWDFDRIAKMDLSILRLAIFELQKRLDIPPIVSINEAIELSKEFSGPDSKRFINGILDKMKSTIQRPLREATEL from the coding sequence ATGAGCAAGACGCCTAGAAGACGCGAAAACAGAATTGCTGCTTTGCAGTTCCTCTATGCGTGTAGCTTGAATCCGCCGGATGATTTGGTGGATCAATTGTCCTTATTTTTTTCCGGCAAAGACCGGGAGCGTGATTATTATGCTTTCTCCGAGGAGTTGATTCATGGCGTCCTCGAGAATCTTGATGAGGTGGACGAGGTAATTAAAACTTATGCGGAAAACTGGGATTTTGACCGGATAGCTAAAATGGATCTTTCCATACTCCGGTTAGCAATCTTCGAGCTACAAAAGCGATTGGACATTCCGCCCATAGTTTCGATCAATGAGGCGATAGAACTGAGCAAAGAGTTTTCAGGCCCGGACTCAAAACGTTTCATCAACGGCATTTTGGACAAAATGAAGAGCACCATTCAACGCCCTTTGAGAGAAGCGACAGAACTGTAA
- the ftsY gene encoding signal recognition particle-docking protein FtsY: MFGLFKKFKSGFARTTQSLFGAVGGIFGRKKLDPDSIDALEEALYGADFGVETTEEIIQEIQSTFKSDKELRGLDAAEIGARVLRRVLEGAEGTFADETPLREVIMLLGVNGSGKTTTTAKLGHLYKGDGRSVLLAACDTFRAAANEQIKSWSDRLEIDLISSKHGADAASVAFDAYQAAESRNHDLVILDTAGRLHNKSHLMGELEKIIRVLKKKDESAPHHRWLVVDGSLGSNSIEQARTFHKAINLTGLIITKLDGTSRGGALVGIYRELKIPIYFVGLGEQPDDLQPFTIDNYVSAVFGLQEDETE; encoded by the coding sequence ATGTTTGGACTTTTTAAGAAATTCAAGTCGGGCTTTGCCCGGACCACCCAATCTTTATTTGGCGCTGTTGGAGGTATCTTCGGCAGGAAAAAGCTCGATCCTGATTCTATCGATGCTTTGGAGGAGGCTCTTTACGGTGCTGATTTTGGAGTAGAGACAACTGAAGAAATCATTCAGGAAATCCAATCGACTTTCAAATCAGACAAAGAGCTGAGAGGTCTGGATGCGGCTGAGATAGGTGCTCGCGTGCTTCGACGAGTTTTAGAAGGTGCGGAAGGCACGTTTGCAGACGAAACTCCACTCCGTGAAGTTATCATGCTTCTGGGAGTCAATGGTTCCGGTAAAACCACCACCACCGCAAAGTTGGGCCATCTCTACAAAGGAGACGGTCGGTCTGTTTTGTTGGCGGCCTGCGACACGTTTAGAGCAGCTGCAAACGAGCAGATCAAGTCCTGGTCCGATCGTTTGGAAATCGATTTGATCTCAAGTAAGCACGGAGCTGATGCAGCGTCGGTCGCTTTTGACGCCTATCAGGCCGCAGAAAGTCGTAACCATGATCTGGTGATTCTAGATACGGCCGGCCGTTTGCATAATAAGAGCCACCTGATGGGTGAGTTGGAAAAAATAATCCGAGTGTTAAAAAAGAAAGATGAATCGGCTCCTCATCACCGCTGGCTCGTTGTTGATGGTAGCCTGGGTTCCAATTCAATAGAGCAAGCAAGGACATTCCATAAAGCTATCAACCTGACAGGTCTTATCATAACCAAGCTCGATGGAACGAGTCGTGGGGGCGCTTTGGTCGGTATTTACCGTGAACTAAAAATCCCCATTTACTTCGTTGGTTTAGGCGAACAACCCGATGACCTGCAACCTTTCACGATTGATAATTATGTCTCAGCGGTTTTTGGTCTACAGGAGGATGAGACTGAATGA